In Campylobacter showae, the genomic stretch GCTAAAAGAGCAGCTGCCCGTGTGCATAGAAATGATAGAAAAAATGGGCCTAGCCGCCGTGAGCCGCGAAGGCTACGAGGCCGACGACATCATCGCTAGCGTCGTAAAGGAGTGCAAGCAGAGGGATATATTCGTACGCATAGTGACGCATGATAAGGACCTCTATCAGCTCATCGAGGACGGCAAAGTGAGCATCTACAGCCCCCAAAGCAAGATCGACCACGATAGTGCTAGCTGCATAGAAAAATACGGCGTTCCGCCAAGCTGCATACGCGATTTTCTCGCGATCGCTGGCGATAGCTCGGATAATATCCCGGGCGTCAAAGGCATCGGCGCGGTCGGCGCCAAAAAGCTTTTAAACGAATTTGGCAATCTAGAAGGCATCTATGAAAACCTGCCGCTAGTGCGAAACGAACGTATCCGCGGCATGCTGGCCGAGGGCCGAGAGAGCGCATTTTTGAGCAAGCGTCTAACGTCGCTCTTTGACGACGTGCCTGACGTGCTCGATCTAAAAAGGGCGGAATTTCCCGAGCAAAATCCGCTCGTAAAAGTCGCCGATACTCTGCGCGAATACGATCTAAACCGCCTTTTAAAAGCGCTACAAAACAGCCAAGACGCGGGCGAAAACGCGGAATTTAAGCTCGGCTTTAACGCGCGGCTTTTAACGGACGAGAATGAAATCGAGCGACTGCTGGCAAATATAGACGCGGACACGCTCGTGGCGTTTGACACCGAGACCACGGACGTCGATACGCAAAACGCCAGGTTGGTCGGCTTTAGCTTTTGCTTTAACGACGAGGAGGCCTACTACGTGCCCGTGTCTCACGAGTATCTGGGTGCCCCGAAGCAGGCGAGCGAGAAATTTGCCGCTTGGGCGATCTCGCAAATTTACAAAGGCTGCGTGATCGGGCAAAATTTAAAGTACGATTTTAAGGTCGTAAAGCGAAATCTAGGACTCGAGCCGCCGGTAAATTTTAAAGACACGATGATACTGGCGTGGCTCATGGATCCGGGCTCAAGCGTCGGTATGGACGCGCTAGCCAAGCGGCTCTACGACTACGACACGATCAAATTTGAAGACGTGGTAAAGCGCGGCGAGACCTTCGCGTCCGTAGCACTTGAAAACGCGGCAAAATACGCCGCCGAGGATGCGTGGATAACGCTGAAGTTTTACAAAAGCTTTTTAAATTTGCTTGATCCCGAGCTACTCGCACTCGCCGATACGCACGAGTTTGCGTTCATCCTCACGCTTTTTGATATGGAGCGCGAGGGTATCGCGATAAACCGCGAAAAAATGCAAAATTTGATCCTGCGAAACGACGCCAAGATCAAGGCCTTAACAAGCGAAATTTACGAGCTAACGGGCGAAAATTTTAATATCAACTCCGTTAAGCAGCTGGGCTCGGTGCTGTTTGAGCACCTAAAACTACCCGTAAAGAAAAAGACCAAAACGGGCTACAGCACCGACGAGGCCGTGCTGGCCGAGCTCATAGATGAGCATCCAGTCATCGAAAAACTACTCGAGTACCGCGAGCTATATAAGCTACAAAGCACCTACTGCGAGCCGCTGCTAAATTTAGCCAAAAAGGACGCTAACAGCAGGATATACACGAACTTTATCCAGACGGGAACTAGCACCGGCAGACTCTCGTCTAAAAATCCGAACCTGCAAAATATCCCCGCTCGTGGCGCGCTGGCAAAGGACGTGCGAGGCTGCTTTGAGGCAAAAAGCGACTTTAGCTTCGTGGGACTCGACTACTCGCAGATCGAGCTGCGACTGCTCGCGCATTTTAGCCGCGACGAGGCGCTTTTGCGGGCATTTGCGAACGACGAGGACATCCACGCGCGCACGGCGATTAGTATATTCGGTAGCGCCGAGGGGCAAAACCGCGCGGTGGCCAAGAGTATAAATTTTGGCCTCATCTACGGCATGGGTTCGAGCAAGCTGGCAAATCAGGTAAGCATCACGCGCGCCGAGGCAAAGGAGTATATCGAGCGCTATTTTAAAGCTTTCCCTACGATAAAAGGCTTTTTAGAGGGGATAAAAACTGCGGCGAAAAACGAGGGCTTCGTGCGCACGCTGCTGGGTAGAAAGCGGCTGTTTGACTTTACTACCGCGACACCGATGCAAACGGCGATGTATGAGCGCGAGGCGGTAAATACGATATTTCAGGGCTCGGCCGCAGATATCATCAAGATGGCGATGGTAAAAATCCGTCCGCTTTTGAGCCCGCGCGCGAGAATGCTTTTGCAGATACACGACGAGCTGATTTTTGAGGTGCAGGACGGCTACGCTGAGGAGTTTGGCGCAGCGGCGCAAAAGATAATGCAAGAAATTTATAAACTAAACGTACTGCTAAAAACGAGTCTAAATGTGGCGAAGGATTGGGGTGAACTGAAGTAAGGTGTTTTAAAAAGCGATGAAATTTCATAATATCTTAGGCTCAAGACAAGTTAAAAACTTTCAAAGGAGTTTTTCTCAAAGAGAATACAAGTACAAGAACTATAATTTTATCGATAAAAAACAAGCATATCTATCGTTACCGAATTTCAGAGAAGAAGTTTCCCGAGATATTGAAATATTTTTCTTTGGATTTGGAGGTTGTAAAGAT encodes the following:
- the polA gene encoding DNA polymerase I, which codes for MSQKTLTIIDTFGFFFRLYYAMSGLKNREGKPSGMVSGFASFIMNLRQEFASDYIIFALDSKGKTLRHEILGEYKANRSEPPAALKEQLPVCIEMIEKMGLAAVSREGYEADDIIASVVKECKQRDIFVRIVTHDKDLYQLIEDGKVSIYSPQSKIDHDSASCIEKYGVPPSCIRDFLAIAGDSSDNIPGVKGIGAVGAKKLLNEFGNLEGIYENLPLVRNERIRGMLAEGRESAFLSKRLTSLFDDVPDVLDLKRAEFPEQNPLVKVADTLREYDLNRLLKALQNSQDAGENAEFKLGFNARLLTDENEIERLLANIDADTLVAFDTETTDVDTQNARLVGFSFCFNDEEAYYVPVSHEYLGAPKQASEKFAAWAISQIYKGCVIGQNLKYDFKVVKRNLGLEPPVNFKDTMILAWLMDPGSSVGMDALAKRLYDYDTIKFEDVVKRGETFASVALENAAKYAAEDAWITLKFYKSFLNLLDPELLALADTHEFAFILTLFDMEREGIAINREKMQNLILRNDAKIKALTSEIYELTGENFNINSVKQLGSVLFEHLKLPVKKKTKTGYSTDEAVLAELIDEHPVIEKLLEYRELYKLQSTYCEPLLNLAKKDANSRIYTNFIQTGTSTGRLSSKNPNLQNIPARGALAKDVRGCFEAKSDFSFVGLDYSQIELRLLAHFSRDEALLRAFANDEDIHARTAISIFGSAEGQNRAVAKSINFGLIYGMGSSKLANQVSITRAEAKEYIERYFKAFPTIKGFLEGIKTAAKNEGFVRTLLGRKRLFDFTTATPMQTAMYEREAVNTIFQGSAADIIKMAMVKIRPLLSPRARMLLQIHDELIFEVQDGYAEEFGAAAQKIMQEIYKLNVLLKTSLNVAKDWGELK